In Archangium violaceum, the following are encoded in one genomic region:
- a CDS encoding CheR family methyltransferase gives MSTGVEPQQVLARAREVVSSCTGFRDTAISPSAVDRVVRAELARGRSASDLLAELQRSGTALERALLDAVLVGETYFFRHPEQFRFLAAEAVPAALRRGSPVLRGWSAGCASGEEAYSIAACLQGTAPQGVRVEVLGTDLHEGRLEYARRGVYGSWSRREAGPLLYPLYQDAAEGRVSILDSVRAVTRFAQTNLLEPLPEVHGSFDVIFCRNVLTYFSPDAVLVALGHLARALVPGGYLLLGTVEVDHPPAGLVRVGAPELQAFRRPHPREVTPPPRAAVVREPELPRPAPVRAITLPPPPPPAPSPVRLHLEALQRIEGGDEAGAATVLEKLLQQFKDYLPGMLELALLRERAGSREAAFALMHTVRDNAARLPPDLIIEGPEPLPARFYRASADAFLTLGAIE, from the coding sequence ATGAGTACGGGGGTGGAGCCGCAGCAGGTTCTCGCGCGGGCGCGTGAGGTCGTCTCGTCGTGCACGGGTTTCCGTGACACGGCCATCTCGCCCTCGGCGGTGGATCGCGTCGTGCGCGCGGAGCTGGCGCGAGGCCGGAGCGCGTCGGACCTGCTGGCGGAGCTGCAGCGTTCCGGCACGGCCCTGGAGCGGGCGTTGCTGGATGCGGTGCTGGTGGGGGAGACGTACTTCTTCCGTCACCCGGAGCAGTTCCGTTTCCTCGCCGCCGAGGCGGTGCCCGCGGCGTTGCGCCGGGGTAGTCCCGTGCTGCGCGGGTGGAGCGCGGGCTGTGCCTCGGGCGAGGAGGCCTACTCCATCGCCGCGTGTCTGCAGGGGACGGCGCCCCAGGGCGTGCGCGTGGAGGTGCTCGGCACGGACCTGCACGAGGGCCGCCTGGAGTACGCGCGCCGGGGCGTGTATGGCTCCTGGTCCCGCCGCGAGGCCGGGCCGCTGCTCTATCCCCTCTATCAGGACGCCGCCGAGGGCCGGGTGAGCATCCTCGACTCCGTGCGCGCCGTCACCCGCTTCGCCCAGACGAACCTGCTGGAGCCCCTGCCAGAGGTGCACGGCAGCTTCGACGTCATCTTCTGCCGCAACGTGCTGACGTACTTCTCGCCGGACGCGGTGCTGGTGGCGCTGGGCCACCTGGCGCGCGCGCTCGTGCCGGGCGGCTACCTGCTGCTGGGCACGGTGGAGGTGGATCATCCTCCGGCGGGGCTGGTGCGCGTGGGGGCTCCGGAGCTGCAGGCCTTCCGCCGCCCGCACCCGCGGGAAGTGACGCCGCCGCCCCGGGCCGCCGTGGTCCGCGAGCCCGAGCTGCCTCGGCCAGCGCCCGTCCGTGCCATCACCCTGCCGCCACCGCCTCCACCCGCTCCCTCGCCCGTGCGCCTCCATCTGGAAGCGCTCCAGCGTATCGAGGGAGGCGACGAGGCCGGCGCCGCCACCGTCCTGGAGAAGCTGCTGCAACAGTTCAAGGACTACCTGCCCGGCATGCTGGAGCTTGCCCTGCTGCGCGAGCGCGCGGGGTCACGCGAGGCAGCCTTCGCTCTCATGCACACCGTGCGCGACAACGCCGCCCGGCTTCCGCCGGATCTGATCATCGAGGGGCCCGAGCCGCTACCGGCCCGCTTCTATAGGGCGTCCGCCGACGCCTTCCTCACGCTGGGAGCCATCGAATG